DNA from Clostridia bacterium:
TCCCATCGTTTTTAGCGTGAATACCTGCTCGGCTGTTTCAACGCCCTCTGCGATCGTGGGCACTTCAAAGGAGTCGGCAAGCTGTATCATCGCTTCAAGAAGGCGCGTGTCCTTCCTTGCTTTAAAGGCGTTTCGTATGAAATGCATGTCAAGCTTCAGCGCGTCTATGGGAAGCGTGGACAGCATGTTGAGAGAGGAGTATCCCGAACCGAAATCGTCCATCTCAATGCGAAATCCCATTTCGCGCAGATGCAGCACCTTCTCGACGATCTGCGTGGAATCCTCCGTATACGCAGACTCGGTGATCTCCAAAAGCAGCTCCTGATGACTGAGTCCGTTTTTCTCTATGATCTCACCCAGCATATCTACAATTCTCGGTTCATAGAGGTCTATACGCGAAACATTGACAGACACAGGCAAGCTTATACCCAGCCTTGTTTTCCAGTCGCGTATCCGGGCTGCGGCTTCCGACCAGACATAGCTGTCAAGACGGTATATGAGGCCGTTGTTTTCAAAAATGGGAATGAACACTCCCGGGCTCACCATGCCGAGCTTCGGATGACGCCAGCGTATCAGCGCTTCTGCGCTGCTTAGTACCGGCTTATCGGGACGCACGTCGAACTTGGGCTGATAATATACTTCAAACTGCTTTTCTCGTATAGCGCGCGGAAAATCCTCGATAAGCTGCGCTTCCAAGATCTCCGCCTCATGCATGGAGTCGTCGTAAATACCTATGGAGCGAGAAAAGCTTCCCTTTACTGTATTTGCAGCTATCTTTGCGCGGTCAAAACGCCGCTCGATATCAAGCGACTTGTCGGCTCCGGCGTAAACGCCCATTCTTATTCTGACAAGGCTTTCGCCGGGAGTATTGTCTTCATCGTTCATGCACACAGACACTTGTTTAAGCAGCGAATCGTAATCTGTGCGGTGAGGACAGTAAATAAGGAAGGTGTCCGCTTCGCTGCGGCATGCGATACCGCCTGTTTCCTGAACTATTTCAAGCGTCCTTTCACCTATGCGCCTTAAAAGCTCGTCCCCGTACAACTTGCCGTAGCGGTCGTTTATCGTGTGGAACTGGTTAATATTCATAAAGATCGCGTCTGTGGGGAAGTCCTTGTGATGGGCGTCGAGCTGAACGGCATAACGGTAGAAAAAGTCCTTGTTATAAAGTCCGGTAAGCTGATCGCGCTCGGTCCAGCGAAGTATATCGCGATCTTCCGTAAGCTCGATAGTGCGCAGTATGCGCGCGAGAACGACTTCCTGCTGAGGGTATGGCTTCGGAATGAAGTCTATCGCCCCGAGCGTAAGGCATTCCACCTCCGCGTCACTGTCCGCCGTCATTACTATTACGGGAAGACGTGCATACCGCATGTCGGATTTGACCTCGCGCAGCACATCCAGGCCGTGGATATCGGGCAGATTCAAGTCGAGAAGTATAAGGCTGAGCGTTTCAAAGTGAGTGTAGATCATCTCCAAAGCCTGTTTGCCCGTTTCCGCCGTTATGACCTCATAAACGTCCTCAAGATACATCTTAAGGATCTCTTGATTTATAAGTTCGTCCTCTATCAGTAATATCCTTCTCTTTTCAACGGAAGGTCGGAATCTTGCTTTTATTTCCGGCATAGTTCTTTTGCCTCCTGTCTTTTTTCGCATTTAGTATTTACTGTCAAAAGCAGTGTGCGGCTTTCAGGCGTTAACCTTTAAGCGCCGCTTTGTCTTCATACATAAGATTGTCGGCGCGCTCGAACACCTCGTCTGCCGAGGTATCCAAAGCGGCGTCAAAGTCAGCCATTCCCAGCGCTATCACAACTTTTCCTGTTCTGAGGTTTTCCCGTATCTGCTCTTTGAAGCGCACGCTTAAGGCATGTCTTTTCTCATAGTCGGAACCCTGAAGCACCGCCGCAAATTCATCGCCTCCTATGCGGAACACGGGACTGTGCTCCCAATTATGACAGATGATCTGGCAGGCGCTTCTTATATATGCGTCTCCTTCGATATGCCCAAGGCTGTCGTTTATCTTTTTCAGACCGTTTACGTCGCATATAACAACAGAAAATTCACT
Protein-coding regions in this window:
- a CDS encoding EAL domain-containing protein, which encodes MPEIKARFRPSVEKRRILLIEDELINQEILKMYLEDVYEVITAETGKQALEMIYTHFETLSLILLDLNLPDIHGLDVLREVKSDMRYARLPVIVMTADSDAEVECLTLGAIDFIPKPYPQQEVVLARILRTIELTEDRDILRWTERDQLTGLYNKDFFYRYAVQLDAHHKDFPTDAIFMNINQFHTINDRYGKLYGDELLRRIGERTLEIVQETGGIACRSEADTFLIYCPHRTDYDSLLKQVSVCMNDEDNTPGESLVRIRMGVYAGADKSLDIERRFDRAKIAANTVKGSFSRSIGIYDDSMHEAEILEAQLIEDFPRAIREKQFEVYYQPKFDVRPDKPVLSSAEALIRWRHPKLGMVSPGVFIPIFENNGLIYRLDSYVWSEAAARIRDWKTRLGISLPVSVNVSRIDLYEPRIVDMLGEIIEKNGLSHQELLLEITESAYTEDSTQIVEKVLHLREMGFRIEMDDFGSGYSSLNMLSTLPIDALKLDMHFIRNAFKARKDTRLLEAMIQLADSFEVPTIAEGVETAEQVFTLKTMGCDIIQGYYFSRPLPVAEFEKFLLENKPNPAKVSIKETKFRRDRFTYNALHDSLTGLYNYSAFDILFHDSDHDHIAVLIAQIDEYEEIRQKHGREYADRIVCRAADVLRKSFRSVDHICRLREDEFAVIMTRVTSAKKGLVSAKIEQVNRALQEKKEPMPSVLLNVGVAFSDREAPIGDIFEDADAALKRLKNKKQTGYAVF